From the genome of Deltaproteobacteria bacterium:
GGGTACTGCCGGATATCGGAAAAATCCCAGTCCAGTGTGATTAAAGCCCTTTTTTCGCCAAGACAAACATCGATGATTTCAGTATCAGGGCGGCCTCCCAATTTTTGTTCGAGAACGGTGCAAGCCGCATGCCCACGCTCTTTGAGCAGATCAGAGAGCTCATCAGGCAAATTCTCGTCAATTTTAAAATCCATGCAAATGTTCAGAGGGAAAAGGGATGTATCGCTCCCTGGCAAGCTCCGCGGCATAGGCAACAGCCGCCTGAATATCCTCCTGGGTCAGGGAAGGGTAACTTTTAAGAATGGCTTCTCCGGTTTCTCCTGCCGCCAGATTGTCCAAAATAACCGACACCATGACCCGCGTGCCTTTGATACAGGGCTTGCCGTGGCAGATCTTTGGATCTCTTGTGATACGCTCGAGTAAAGTCATAGACTTGTAATTTCAACGCTCACTTCAAATACAGCATAACAAAACCCATTAGCTAAAGCAACAATTACCCGATCACAAGTCAATAGCCTTCAGTAATTTCGTCAGGCGATCTGTATAATAAGGCGATCTCAAAAATGAGGCCCGAGGACCGACAATCAAAAAACCCCGGAGCGCTGAACTTTTACCCAAAAGTTTCAGGTGCTGTTTGAGAAATTCCTTTCCGTCCGGGAGTTCGCTCAAATCACAGAGAATATCGAGGTATTGTAAAAGATACGAAAGGTCGGAGCCGACAAAGCCTTGTGAAAAGTTCTTAATCCCTTGGTTGAGCATATAGTTTATTTCGGCAAGGTATGCTTTCGCTTCCGTCAGGGTTTTGATGATCGTCAATTGATAGGCCTTGGCGTCAGAGAGAGGGTAATTAGCCCACCGGTATTCATCTTTCAGCCCTTCAAAATCCTTTTTAAAAAAGTCGTTGTTTTCCGCAAGCCGACGCGCCTTTTCAACACGCCAAGCGGCAGAAGGAGCAGACTTTTCGAGATCACGCAAAAAAGGATCAGGAAATTTTTTCAACTGTTCATCAATCCTTTTGTAGTCGTCGCGGGTTAATGAAGCGCCGATAAGATAAGGATCATCGGCGTGGCAGGCTTCGTGGATAACAACGGCTCTAAAATCGTTGATTTTCGCCGTATTCGGGGCAACTTCTCCCTCAAAAAGATCCCTTGTCCAATCGGCATCGAGAACAATAGTGTAATCGCCGATGTACTTGGCCAGACGGCCCTTGGCGGTTAACTCATGGACGCCAGGGAGGCCGGATCAACAATGTCTCGGAACGTTGTTCCGGGGATATCGTCAAGTATCGGACGATACTGGCCTTCGCAAAAGTGATTTCCGAGAACGCGATAAGACGACACATCAAACGGCTTTTTTCCGCTGGCCATAAGAAATAAATCGCCGTCGAGGCTGATATTTTGGAAGACGAACCCATCGCCGGGAATATAGGCGAATTGTCCCCCTTCCATATGCCCGTCGGGTGCCTGAGCAGGAAGCATGGCAGACTCGAAAAAATAAACGCCTGATTCCTCCTTTAAATAGGAAAAAGCGAAAAGTGCGCCGCCATCTTCAAAGGCGCATAGCTCTCCTTGGTCGGGCATTTTATTTTCGTTGGAATCGTAACACTGGAGAAAGTCGTCGTTGGAGGCAATGGGAATGATTTTCGTCATTGTCGGCTAGGCATGTCTGGTACAGCGCCACAAATGGGCGCTTCTTAAAAAAACAATCAAAAGAGCGATCCAAAAGACAAGAAAACCGTTTGTCGTTCCTTGACCGGCGCGGTTTAAGGCACACCCCCCCTTATCCTCATTGGAAGGGGCCGCCCCCCCTGAATCATTTTCATCGGTTTCTCCGTCCGTATCCGGCGCAACCGAATCTCCAAAAGTCGAATCAAGCGCTCCTGCAGAGGTGTAACGAGCCACGCTGAATCGGTCGTCTTCAAAAAGGACATGATAGCCCCCCGCCACAACCAATCTTTGCTCGGCATCAAAAATGCCGCTGATGGCCTCGTCAATATCCGAGCCGATATCGGTAATCACAAAACCCCCCTCGCCATAGGTTGAATCCACCTGGCCCCTTTCATCCAATCGAACGACGGCAAAATCATACCCCTCATCCCCATCTGTCTTTGTGACACCGGTTTTTCCAACAAGGTAGATTCGGCCTTCCTCATCAAGGACAACCTGATTGCATACATCCCCATCGCCATAATCAACCGTTTTAGTGCCTCCCGCGTCGCCGAATTCCGTATCCGGTTGACCGTCGGTTCGATAGCGCGTGACGGCAAAATCGCCGCCTAACGCGGTCCACGCGATCAGAATCCGTCCCTCCTGATCGATGGTCACATTGGACAGGACAAACTCATTGGACAACGACAAGGTCGCCGGACCAGAAACGTCTTGTCTGGTGCCGTCTTGATCGTACGAACTTACATCAACCGTCACACCGGCATCCGTAATATAAAGGACAAATAGCACAATCTCATCCATGGCATTGCCGGCAAGGATCGTCTGAACGGCGCCGGAGGCAAACGGTTCCAATGAGACAAGACCATCACCCCCGCCATAGGTCGCATCCAATTCACCCGCTGGGGTCAGTTTCATCAAAAAAGGTTCGACCTCACTGGCGTCGAAAGCGACCAGATCAGTCGTTTCGCCCTCACTGTTGACGCCGCCATCCTCGGTTAATTCCACCGTTAAGTCAAAAATGGTGAATCCTCCCACCAGAATAGAATCGTCATCCAGGGCCATGACAAGTAGAGGCCAGTCGTCATCTCCGCGGTCGATCCGGACCATCCCTGTCCCGTTTCCGAAACTTGTGTCCAGCTCTCCTTCGCTCGTGTAGCGGATAAGCACAAGATCATATTCAAAACCGGTCATTAACCAGCCCGCACCGGTGTTTTCAAAAACAAGATCGGAAAAATCCTCATAGCCCAAAACGAGGATCCGCCCCGTTGAATCGATATCCATGGCAATTGGAAAATTGTTTTCACTGGAGAGGCTGGTCACCACATAGCCGGCCCGCTCCTGACCTGTGGCAGGAAGAGAAAAAAAGAGGGCAAGAATCGTCCCTGCAAGAATCTTCTGAATCAAGAGACAAGGTTTCATTGGAATCCCCTTAAATGTTCATCCACACCCATTATTATCGTCTGCGCCTCATAAAAGTTGTGTGTTTTTTGCCGTCAGGTGCATAAACTAATTGGGGTAGTATTTTAGGTAATAATTATCGACAGTTAGACAATGGGGGCGTTTTCAATTGCTTTCAAAAAATTCAACCAACCGGTCATGATTTTTGCGGGCGTCCTCGAAGCCAAGTTCCAGCAGACGTTTCATGTAGAAGGGAATAAAGAGGATAAAAGAAAGGAAATCCTCCCCGTGCCGGATATCCACATCCAGCACCTTCATCAAGGTCCGTTCGAACGTTGTGAGGTTCTTTTTCAAAAATTTCGGGTCATCGACGCATTCCCGAAAGATGGTGCGGATGTCGGAGGATGGAAAGATGGTCATGACCTGCAATCGCTTCAGGCCCCGCGCGGCGATGTCCCCTTTTAATCCCTTCTCCTTGAGATAGCCGTTCACCCTCTCCAAAAAGTCGGCGCCGTAAACCTCGGAGCCCCACTGGATCACCCGGTTGATCCGGTCCATCTGTTCAATGTCGTAGTCGAGCTTGTCGAGAAAGATGGAATTCAGCACCTTGCCCAGAATTTCCCCCATCGTCGGCGGAAGGGGATGCTCCAAGAAAGGTTCGTCCACAGCCTGTTCGGCCCGTTCGGTTTTGTGATGCAGACCGACCACCAGAATTTTGTCGGCCCCCAGCTGGACGGCGGGCGAAAGGGGGGTGTTGAGGCGCAAACCCCCGTCGCAATAGAAGTTGCTTCCGACCCGCACCGTGGGAAAGAGGAGGGGAAGGGCGGCGGAGGCCATGGCATGACGCGCCTCCACGGTGACAAAGTGGGCCCGGTGCCGCCCCGTGTAATTGACCGAGGGGTGCTTTTCGACAAACAGCTCCATCTTTCCGGAATGAACGTTGGTGGCGGTGACGCTGACCGCCAACGGCGAGCCACGCTGGACATTCAGCGATATCTGCTTCCAGGCGATGATCTCCTTCAAAAAAAAGGGGAGCGGGCTGGT
Proteins encoded in this window:
- a CDS encoding DUF5615 family PIN-like protein, translating into MCMDFKIDENLPDELSDLLKERGHAACTVLEQKLGGRPDTEIIDVCLGEKRALITLDWDFSDIRQYPPEKYAGIILLKPQSQSKTRILSLLKQCMPLLDAEPITGQLLILEPGRLRIHEPSGA
- a CDS encoding DUF433 domain-containing protein, producing the protein MTLLERITRDPKICHGKPCIKGTRVMVSVILDNLAAGETGEAILKSYPSLTQEDIQAAVAYAAELARERYIPFPSEHLHGF
- a CDS encoding patatin-like phospholipase family protein yields the protein MPDNASKKKLALVLSGGGARGAFEAGIIHYIRTKLPPQIAHKRPFDIYCGSSVGAINTCFMAASNHNLEYQGRRIFAIWNELEQAKIYRRGVGMLTRFVSRTIAGTMRHFFGLQPKAETIQKFKQYHFVGLLDTSPLPFFLKEIIAWKQISLNVQRGSPLAVSVTATNVHSGKMELFVEKHPSVNYTGRHRAHFVTVEARHAMASAALPLLFPTVRVGSNFYCDGGLRLNTPLSPAVQLGADKILVVGLHHKTERAEQAVDEPFLEHPLPPTMGEILGKVLNSIFLDKLDYDIEQMDRINRVIQWGSEVYGADFLERVNGYLKEKGLKGDIAARGLKRLQVMTIFPSSDIRTIFRECVDDPKFLKKNLTTFERTLMKVLDVDIRHGEDFLSFILFIPFYMKRLLELGFEDARKNHDRLVEFFESN